The DNA segment CGACCTCCGCGGCGCCGGTGACCCGCTCGACCCCCACCGCGCCCGCCCCGGCGGCCAGCACGACGGCGACCCCCGCGCCCGAGCCGGCACCGGCTCCCGCACCGGCTCCCGTCGCTCCTGCGCCCGCGCCGGCTCCTGCCGCCCCGGCGGCCGCGCCCGGGCCGGAGGGGCAGGTGCTCGCCCTGGTCAACGCCCAGCGGGCGACGGCCGGGTGCGGCCCGGTCGCCGCCGACGACCGGCTGGCCGCGGTCGCCCGGGCGCACAGCGCCGACATGCGGGACCGCCGCTACTTCGCGCACACCAACCCCGACGGCCTGGACCCGTTCGCGCGGGCGCGGGCGGCCGGCATCACGTACGCGCGGGCCGAGAACATCGCCTACGGGCAGCCGGACGCCGCCGCCGTCATGGCGGCGTGGATGGCCAGCCCCGGGCACCGGGCGAACATCCTGAACTGCGAGCTGCGCACGCTGGGCGTCGGCGTGGCCCAGGGCGCCGGCGGCCCGTGGTGGACCCAGCTCTTCGGCGGCTGATCACCTCGGGTCCGCCGGTGCCTCCCGCGGCCGGTGGACCCGAGGTGATCACCAGGCGAGAGCGGCGGCGATGCCGGCCAGCAGCTCGGCGGGACGGCGCACGTCCTGCTTCGTCACGAAGTGCACGCGCCAGCCTGCTGCGGTGATCCGGTTGAGGCGGCGCCGGTCCTCCGGGAACTGCGCCACGTCGCCGTGCCAGGCACCCGGCCCCGTCCAGAGGCTCGCCCCGAGCTTGCGAGGGGTGAGGAGGACGGGGTCCTTCCGGAAGCGGCCGTCGACGCGGACTTGGTACTGGGCGACCGGCCGGGGCAGCTCCGAGCGGTGCAGCAGCAGCCGCAAGCGGGTCTCCGGCGGGGACTCCGCGAGACCGTCGGCGAGCGACGCCGTCCGCCGCGCGGCGACGGTGCCCCGCCCACCCGGCGGCAGGGCGGCCACCGCCGCCCGCACGTCGGCGAGCGCCACCACCCGAGCCGTGACCAGCCGGTCCAGCAGCACCACGGACTCGTCGCCCTCGTCCCGGCGGATCAGGTCCACCGCGGTGCGCACCCGGCTCGTCCAGCGCAGCACCCGCCCGGACCGGACGACGTCACCGGCCAGCGGCGCGCTGCGCACCCGCACGCCCGGACCCGGCGTCCAGCGGGTGCCGGGCGGTACGACGACCTCGACCGGGTCGTCGACCGACGCCAGGTCGTCGAGCCCCCACAGGACCGCGGCGGTGCGGCCGCCGAGCGCCGCGGCGCGGGGCATCACCAGGCTCACCCCGCGGGCCAGCAGCTGGTGGTCGACGGCCAGGTCCGCGTCGG comes from the Modestobacter italicus genome and includes:
- a CDS encoding CAP domain-containing protein, whose product is MPFRSLPSPARLRGWRRLWAPLALSCSVGSVALTAAIGGGQLPGTHDAASASAAQQSGWASPAPSSSPSSPVAPVVVPTTAAPSSAVPTTAAPTTAVPTTPAPSTVSTQPSTAAPTTRAVPAPRTTATSAAPVTRSTPTAPAPAASTTATPAPEPAPAPAPAPVAPAPAPAPAAPAAAPGPEGQVLALVNAQRATAGCGPVAADDRLAAVARAHSADMRDRRYFAHTNPDGLDPFARARAAGITYARAENIAYGQPDAAAVMAAWMASPGHRANILNCELRTLGVGVAQGAGGPWWTQLFGG